AGATCCCTCCTTATAGTTCACAACAACCTGAAAGTCCACCTGAACGTGAAGACCCAGCAGTTGCCTCTAAGGAGAGAAGGCAATGGACTCCAGCTGATGACGAGGTCGTCATAAGTGCTTGGCTCAACACATCTAAGGATGCAGTGGTTGGGAATGACAAAAATCAGGGACGTTCTGGAAACGTGTTGCCGATATAGTTACAGCCAGCCTTCAGATTCATCACACTATGGTGGGGATCAAGCTGATAGTGGGTACAGCGAGACAGAAGAGCTTATTGGTCGTGACCAAGCTGAGTTGGAGTTGAAGTATCCTGAGCCGTCTCAGTACCCTATGCAGTATCCTCCACAACCTGAGGTGGAGTTTGGATTCCCCCAGGTTTGCTATTGTGGTGATGCACCAATTCTAGTTACATCAAAAAACGATCCGGGGAGGAGGGTATACACCTGCAAGAATGTGGATGATGGCGATTGCCATGTCTGGAAGTTTTGGGACGTCGCGgtgatggaggagatgagggcGAGGGATAAACACATTCTGCAGTTGGAGGAAAAGGTAGATAACCTTACCTTAATGAGTAACTTTGAGTCTGAGGAAAAGGTGGTTAGGCTAGAGAACTTAGTTTCTGACTTGGCAAAgaagtcgtttactttaaaaattgagtttgaagtttGTGTTGGTGTCATGCTCTTTGTATTAGTGGTACTTGGTCTGGTGATCGGAGGGAAGTGATGTTGGTGTCATGCTCTTTGTATTAGTGGTACTTGGTCTGGTGATCGGAGGGAAGTTTGTGTTGGTGTCATGCTGTTAACCCTTATGAGACTATGTACTAATGTGTTGTATTGTTATGAACTTTATGAATTACAAATGTGTTGTATTGTAATGAATTAAATGTAAGGGTTGGTGCACTTTTTTGTTAGTTAATTGTTTATTCCTCCATAGTTAATTGTTTATGCCTCCACTCCATGTATATTGTTCGATTCAATCACTTGCATAATTAACTTATTGATATCGAATTTGTCACCCAACTGTGCAATGTGACTTTGAAACAACAACTACTTGTCTCGTGAACCACTTTAAACAACATAATAATTCAAAGGTACAACATAATAATTCAAAGGTGTAAGAGTCACATGAGTTGTTTTTTACTTCCACAACAAAACAATATACATTCACAAGTTGTATCACGAGAACACAATATACATTCACAAGTTGTATCACGAGAAGAGCTTATTTGCCCCTATAAATATGAAAGATCATTGGCAATTTAAAGACATCTCTCCCCTTTCATCAACTCttcattttaaatgtaaaaaaactctaatggcatcttcttctcatTATCACTACCATAACGATGACGATGATGAAGATTATGTTAATGATTACGTTGAAGATTACGTTAATGATTACGTTCAAAACtttgatgaagaaccaaaaaagCGGAAGCAACGTATTTATATGGAGAGGTTCCGAGAAGACGGCCACCAGAAGCTTTGGAATGATTACTTTAGCGAGACTCCAACTTACAATCCCGAGTTATTCCGCCGACGGTTCCGAATGAACAAATCTTTGTTCTTGCGTATTGTACAACGTCTCGAAACCAACATACCGTATTTTCAACAAGGAACCGATTGTACCGGACGGTCTAGTCTAACACCCCTACAAAAATGTACTGCAGCAATCCGACAGTTGGCTTATGGCGGTGCAGCTGATTCACTTGATGAGTATGTCCGGCTTGCTGAAACGACAGCTCGGAAATCTTTGCACAAATTTACCACCGGAATAATCAGCTTGTTTGGTGATGAATACCTACGCCAACCGACACAAGAGGATCTGCAAAGACTTCTCTATATTGGAGACCAACGTGGGTTTCCGGGGATGATTggcagcatcgactgtatgcattgggagtggaagaattgccccactgcttggaaaggaatgtattcCCGAGGAACAGATAAACCAACAATTGTTT
The nucleotide sequence above comes from Brassica napus cultivar Da-Ae chromosome A9, Da-Ae, whole genome shotgun sequence. Encoded proteins:
- the LOC125578180 gene encoding uncharacterized protein LOC125578180; amino-acid sequence: MASSSHYHYHNDDDDEDYVNDYVEDYVNDYVQNFDEEPKKRKQRIYMERFREDGHQKLWNDYFSETPTYNPELFRRRFRMNKSLFLRIVQRLETNIPYFQQGTDCTGRSSLTPLQKCTAAIRQLAYGGAADSLDEYVRLAETTARKSLHKFTTGIISLFGDEYLRQPTQEDLQRLLYIGDQRGFPGMIGSIDFISS